From the genome of Lotus japonicus ecotype B-129 chromosome 6, LjGifu_v1.2, one region includes:
- the LOC130722371 gene encoding lipase-like has product MKKTWCLILVAWLCLFAFADCRELKARHTSNDVPYNHTLATILVEYASAVYLSDLTQLFTWTCSRCADMTKGFEIIELVVDVEHCLQAFVGVAEDPNAIIIAFRGTNEHSLQNWIEDLYWKQHDINYPDMDDAMVHRGFYSAYHNTTIRPAILDAVKRAKKFYGDIQIIVTGHSMGGAMAAFCALDLTVNKNENNVQVMTFGQPRIGNAVFASLYNDLVPNTIRVTNDHDIVPHLPPYYQYLPQKTYRHFPREVWLYNVGLGSLVYRVEKICDGSGEDPSCSRSVSGNSITDHLVYYGIDMGSDTPGSCRIVMDSNSNILSSGIRDSRGNLILSRDPATLLKLSRGFDNQDKSFSVD; this is encoded by the exons ATGAAGAAAACTTGGTGCTTGATTTTGGTTGCCTGGTTATGCCTGTTTGCGTTTGCAGATTGTAGAG AACTCAAGGCTAGGCATACAAGCAATGATGTCCCGTACAATCATACACTTGCTACAATATTGGTGGAGTATGCTTCAGCG GTATATTTGTCAGATTTGACTCAACTTTTTACTTGGACGTGCTCTAGATGTGCTGACATGACTAAG GGTTTTGAAATTATAGAGCTGGTTGTCGATGTCGAGCATTGCTTACAG GCATTTGTTGGAGTGGCCGAGGATCCTAACGCCATTATCATTGCATTCAGAGGAACTAATGAACACAG CTTACAGAACTGGATCGAAGATTTATATTGGAAGCAGCATGATATAAATTATCCAGACATGGATGACGCAATG GTACATCGTGGTTTTTATTCTGCATACCACAATACAACAATTCGTCCTGCAATTCTAGATGCTGTTAAAAGAGCAAAGAAGTTTTATGGAGATATTCAAATTATAGTGACAGGGCACTCAATGGGTGGGGCAATGGCTGCATTTTGTGCACTTGATTTAACG gtaaataaaaatgaaaataatgttCAGGTTATGACATTTGGACAACCTCGTATTGGCAATGCTGTTTTTGCATCTCTCTACAATGATCTAGTTCCAAATACGATCCGAGTCACAAATGACCATGATATTGTTCCTCATTTGCCTCCATACTATCAGTATTTACCACAGAAGACATACCGCCATTTTCCTAGAGAG GTATGGCTTTATAATGTTGGATTAGGTAGTCTTGTATACAGGGTTGAGAAGATTTGTGATGGGTCTGGCGAGGATCCATCTTGCAGCAG GTCAGTGAGTGGGAATAGTATCACAGATCACTTGGTCTATTATGGTATTGACATGGGATCAGATACACCAGGATCATGCAGAATTGTTATGGATTCTAATTCTAATATTCTGAGTTCTGGCATCAGAGACTCAAGAGGAAACCTCATTTTGTCCAGAGATCCTGCAACCCTTCTAAAATTGAGTAGAGGGTTTGACAATCAGGACAAGTCCTTTAGTGTTGATTGA
- the LOC130722932 gene encoding ISWI chromatin-remodeling complex ATPase CHR11 yields the protein MARPSKTQSSSDESLSNSSSSSEEEQQIEQINDEEDEEELEAVARPASSGDDEVAEDIPPDSDEDPAAAEDADDDDDEQGGDHVDPEIRKREKSRLREMQIMKKQKVQEILDAQNAAIDADMNNRGKGRLKYLLQQTELFAHFAKGDQSSSVKKSRGRGRHASKVTEEEEDEEYLKEEEDGSANTRLVTQPACIQGKMRDYQLAGLNWLIRLYENGINGILADEMGLGKTLQTISLLGYLHEFKGIKGPHMVVAPKSTLGNWMNEIRRFCPILRAVKFLGNPDERRHIREDLLVAGKFDVCVTSFEMAIKEKTALRRFSWRYIIIDEAHRIKNENSLLSKTMRLYSTNYRLLITGTPLQNNLHELWSLLNFLLPEIFSSAETFDEWFQISGENDQQEVVQQLHKVLRPFLLRRLKSDVEKGLPPKKETILKVGMSQMQKQYYKALLQKDLEVVNAGGERKRLLNIAMQLRKCCNHPYLFQGAEPGPPYTTGDHLITNAGKMVLLDKLLPKLKERDSRVLIFSQMTRLLDILEDYLMFRGYLYCRIDGNTGGDDRDASIDAFNKPGSEKFVFLLSTRAGGLGINLATADVVILYDSDWNPQVDLQAQDRAHRIGQKKEVQVFRFCTEYTIEEKVIERAYKKLALDALVIQQGRLAEQKTVNKDELLQMVRFGAEMVFSSKDSTITDEDIDRIIAKGEEATAELDAKMKKFTEDAIKFKMDDTAELYDFDDDKDEDKFDFKKIVSENWIEPPKRERKRNYSESEYFKQTMRQGGPTKPKEPRIPRMPQLHDFQFFNTHRLTELYEKEVRNLMQAHQKNQIKDSIDVDEPEEVGEPLTAEELEEKERLLEEGFSSWSRRDFNTFLRACEKYGRSDIINIASEMEGKTEEEVERYANVFKERYKELNDYDRIIKNIERGEARISRKDEIMKAIGKKLDRYKNPWLELKIQYGQNKGKLYNEECDRFMICMVHKLGYGNWDELKAAFRTSPLFRFDWFVKSRTTQELARRCDTLIRLVEKENQEYDERERQARKEKKLAKSMTPSKRAVARQTESPSSTKKRKQLTMDDYASTGKKKK from the exons ATGGCGAGACCATCGAAGACGCAGTCATCTTCCGACGAATCACTCTCCAACAGCTCCAGTTCTTCAGAGGAAGAGCAACAAAttgaacaaatcaacgacgaaGAAGACGAGGAGGAGCTCGAAGCGGTGGCGCGTCCCGCTAGCTCCGGCGACGACGAAGTTGCGGAGGATATTCCGCCGGATTCCGATGAAGATCCTGCCGCCGCTGAAGATGCTGATGACGACGACGACGAACAG GGTGGGGATCATGTTGATCCTGAAATTAGAAAGCGTGAGAAGAGTAGGTTAAGGGAAATGCAGATAATGAAGAAGCAGAAGGTTCAGGAGATTTTGGATGCTCAAAATGCAGCCATTGATGCTGACATG AACAATAGAGGAAAGGGGCGTCTGAAGTATCTGTTACAGCAGACGGAGCTGTTTGCgcattttgctaagggtgatCAGTCTTCATCTGTGAAGAAGTCACGAGGAAG GGGCCGCCATGCATCAAAAGtgactgaagaagaggaagatgaagaatacctaaaagaagaagaagatggttcAGCAAACACACGCCTAGTGACACAACCAGCAT GTATCCAAGGAAAAATGAGGGATTACCAGCTGGCTGGATTGAACTGgctcatacgattgtatgagaaTGGAATAAATGGAATTCTAGCTGATGAAATG GGGCTTGGTAAAACATTGCAAACTATATCTTTATTGGGTTATTTGCATGAGTTTAAAGGAATCAAAGGCCCACATATGGTTGTTGCTCCAAAATCTACTCTTGGAAATTGGATGAATGAGATTCGGCGCTTTTGTCCTATTCTGCGTGCTGTAAAATTTCTTGGCAACCCTGATGAAAGG AGACATATAAGAGAGGACTTGTTGGTTGCTGGGAAATTTGACGTTTGTGTTACAAGTTTTGAAATGGCAATCAAGGAGAAGACTGCATTGCGTCGATTTAGCTGGCGCTACATAATCATTGATGAAGCCCATCGAATCAAGAATGAGAACTCTTTGCTGTCCAAAACAATGAGGCTCTACAGTACAAACTATCGCCTCCTTATTACTGGCACACCACTTCAA AACAATCTTCATGAACTTTGGTCTCTTCTCAACTTTCTTCTGCCTGAAATTTTTAGTTCTGCTGAAACTTTTGATGAATGGTTTCAAATCTCTGGAGAAAATGATCAACAGGAAGTTGTCCAACAATTACACAAG GTTCTCCGACCATTTCTGCTTCGAAGGTTGAAATCAGATGTTGAGAAAGGGTTGCCACCAAAAAAGGAAACAATTCTCAAAGTAGGCATGTCACAAATGCAGAAACAGTATTATAAAGCATTACTGCAGAAGGATCTTGAGGTTGTCAATGCTGGTGGAGAGCGAAAGCGTCTTCTGAATATAGCTATGCAATTACGTAAATGTTGTAATCATCCATATCTTTTTCAAGGAGCTGAACCTGGTCCTCCCTATACAACAGGAGACCATCTCATTACCAATGCCG GTAAAATGGTTCTTTTGGATAAGCTACTTCCAAAATTGAAAGAGCGTGATTCCAGGGTGCTCATATTTTCACAG ATGACCAGGCTGCTAGACATACTTGAAGATTATTTGATGTTTCGTGGATATCTATATTGTCGCATAGATGGTAATACTGGTGGGGATGATCGTGATGCCTCCATTGATGCTTTCAACAAGCCAGGAAGTGAGAAATTTGTCTTTTTGCTATCAACTCGGGCTGGAGGTCTTGGTATTAATCTTGCTACGGCTGATGTTGTCATTCTATATGACAGTGACTG GAACCCACAAGTTGACTTGCAGGCTCAGGATCGTGCTCATAGGATAGGTCAAAAGAAAGAAGTTCAAGTGTTCCGTTTTTGCACCGAG TATACAATTGAGGAGAAGGTCATTGAAAGGGCCTACAAAAAGCTTGCACTTGATGCTCTGGTGATTCAGCAAGGGCGATTGGCGGAACAAAAGA CGGTAAATAAAGATGAGTTACTTCAAATGGTTAGATTTGGGGCTGAAATGGTTTTCAGTTCCAAGGATAGTACAATTACGGATGAGGATATTGATAGAATTATTGCTAAAGGAGAAGAGGCAACTGCTGAGCTTGATGCCAAGATGAAGAAATTTACTGAAGATGCAATCAAGTTTAAGATGGATGACA CTGCTGAATTATATGATTTTGATGATGATAAG gATGAGGACaaatttgatttcaaaaaaattgtgaGTGAAAATTGGATTGAACCACCAAAGAGGGAGCGGAAGCGCAA TTACTCAGAGTCTGAATACTTCAAGCAAACTATGCGTCAAGGTGGTCCTACTAAACCAAAAGAGCCCCGTATTCCTAGGATGCCCCAGTT GCATGATTTCCAGTTCTTCAACACACACAGGCTGACTGAGCTGTATGAAAAGGAAGTACGCAATCTCATG CAAGCACATCAGAAGAATCAAATAAAGGATTCGATAGATGTTGATGAACCAGAAG AGGTGGGAGAACCATTGACTGCTGAAGAGTTGGAAGAAAAGGAACGCCTGCTAGAAGAG GGATTTTCATCATGGAGCCGGAGAGATTTTAATACTTTTCTTAGGGCCTGTGAAAAGTATGGACGGAGTGATATAATAAATATTGCTTCTGAGATGGAAGGAAAAACTGAGGAGGAAGTTGAAAGATATGCAAATGTCTTCAAAGAAAGATACAAAGAGTTAAATG ATTATGATAGAATTATTAAAAACATTGAGAGGGGGGAGGCTAGAATTTCTCGGAAAGATGAGATCATGAAAGCTATAGGGAAGAAGTTGGACCGTTACAAGAATCCTTGGCTAGAGTTGAAGATACAGTATGGGCAAAACAAAGGGAAGTTATATAATGAAGAATGTGACAGATTTATG ATATGCATGGTTCACAAACTCGGCTATGGGAACTGGGATGAGTTGAAGGCAGCATTTCGAACATCTCCCTTGTTTAGATTTGATTGGTTTGTTAAGTCTCGCACAACACAGGAACTAGCCAGGAGGTGTGACACCCTCATTCGGCTGGTAGAAAAGGAAAACCAAGAATATGATGAGAGGGAGAGACAAGCTCGTAAAGAGAAAAAACTGGCCAAG AGCATGACCCCATCAAAGCGTGCTGTGGCTAGACAAACAGAGTCTCCATCTTCTACAAAGAAGCGCAAGCAATTAACTATGGATGATTATGCAAGCACG gggaagaaaaaaaagtaa
- the LOC130722423 gene encoding serine/threonine-protein kinase PBL27 has protein sequence MGGCFPCFGSSNNEDSTGSVKEVVKKESFKEASLPQSLHPIRVSSDKSKSRSASDPKKETPVAKDGPTAHIAAQTFTFRELAAATKNFRPECLLGEGGFGRVYKGRLESTGQVVAVKQLDRNGLQGNREFLVEVLMLSLLHHPNLVNLIGYCADGDQRLLVYEFMPLGSLEDHLHGDKEPLDWNTRMKIAAGAAKGLEYLHDKANPPVIYRDLKSSNILLDEGFHPKLSDFGLAKLGPVGDKTHVSTRVMGTYGYCAPEYAMTGQLTLKSDVYSFGVVFLELITGRKAIDNARSHGEHNLVAWARPLFKDRRKFPKMADPLLQGRYPMRGLYQALAVAAMCLQEQAATRPLIGDVVTALTYLASQTYDPNAPNQSTRVGPSTPRSRDDRRSMAESVDSPDRGRLGSPSTHRNSPDFRRRDGRDPSAGSDNGGGSGRKWGLDELERQDSQRDSPVSAGRARETPRNRDLDRERAVAEAKVWGENWREKKRANAMGSFDATNE, from the exons ATGGGTGGGTGTTTTCCTTGCTTTGGATCATCCAACAACGAAGACAGTACTGGTTCGGTGAAAGAAGTTGTAAAGAAAGAGTCTTTCAAGGAAGCTTCTCTTCCTCAGTCTCTCCACCCCATCAGGGTCAGCTCAG ACAAATCAAAATCACGAAGTGCCTCAGATCCTAAGAAGGAAACACCTGTTGCAAAGGATGGGCCAACTGCCCATATTGCTGCTCAAACATTTACGTTCCGAGAGCTTGCAGCTGCTACAAAGAATTTTAGGCCAGAATGTTTATTAGGGGAAGGAGGCTTTGGACGTGTTTACAAAGGTCGTCTTGAGAGCACAGGACAA GTAGTTGCAGTAAAACAGCTTGACCGAAATGGTCTTCAAGGCAATCGAGAGTTTTTGGTTGAAGTTCTCATGCTCAGCCTCTTACATCATCCAAATCTTGTGAACTTAATTGGTTATTGTGCTGATGGTGATCAGCGTCTGCTTGTTTATGAATTTATGCCTTTGGGATCTTTGGAGGATCATTTACATG GAGACAAGGAGCCTCTGGACTGGAACACTAGGATGAAAATAGCTGCTGGTGCGGCAAAGGGATTGGAATATTTACATGACAAAGCAAACCCCCCTGTGATATATAGAGACTTAAAATCATCCAACATCCTCCTAGATGAGGGTTTTCATCCCAAGCTATCAGATTTTGGGCTGGCAAAACTTGGGCCAGTTGGCGACAAGACTCATGTATCTACACGAGTAATGGGAACATATGGCTATTGTGCCCCAGAATATGCTATGACTGGTCAACTAACTCTGAAATCTGACGTCTACAGTTTTGGAGTTGTCTTCCTTGAACTTATCACTGGGCGCAAAGCCATTGATAACGCGCGTTCACATGGAGAGCACAATCTTGTTGCTTGG GCACGTCCTCTTTTCAAAGACCGTAGGAAGTTCCCCAAAATGGCCGACCCTCTACTTCAAGGCCGTTATCCTATGCGAGGGCTGTACCAAGCACTTGCAGTCGCAGCAATGTGTTTGCAGGAACAAGCTGCTACTAGGCCGCTTATTGGGGATGTTGTGACTGCTCTCACGTATCTGGCTTCCCAGACATATGATCCAAATGCACCCAATCAGTCTACCAGGGTTGGTCCATCAACCCCCAGGAGCAGGGATGACAGGAGGAGCATGGCAGAAAGTGTAGATAGCCCAGACCGTGGCCGACTCGGCTCCCCTTCCACCCACAGAAACTCACCTGACTTCAGAAGGAGAGATGGCAGGGATCCAAGTGCTGGGAGCGACAATGGTGGCGGGTCAGGGAGAAAATGGGGATTGGATGAGTTAGAAAGACAGGATTCTCAGAGAGACAGCCCTGTGAGTGCTGGAAGAGCTAGAGAGACTCCAAGGAACCGCGACCTCGACCGAGAACGCGCAGTTGCTGAAGCAAAGGTTTGGGGTgagaattggagagagaagaagagagcAAATGCAATGGGGAGCTTTGATGCTACAAATGAGTGA